The following nucleotide sequence is from Gymnodinialimonas phycosphaerae.
ACGGATGAAGACCCAGACCGAGGGCTTTCAGCTGATCAAATTCCGCACCATGAAGGTGGTGGCCGAGGACAGCGGCGTGTCGGGCGGCGACAAGTCCGACCGGATCACCCGCACCGGCGCGTTCCTGCGCGGCGCGCGGCTTGACGAGGTACCGCAGCTTTGGAACGTGCTGAAAGGTGACATCAGCTTCATCGGACCGCGCCCGCCGCTTCGCCAATACGTGGAACGTTTTCCGGAGATCTATTCCAAGGTCCTGAAATCGCGGCCCGGCATCTCGGGCCTCGCGTCGATCTATTTCCACTCCCACGAGGAATACCTGCTCGCCAATGCTACCAGCCGCGAGAAAACGGACGAGATCTATTCACGGGCCTGCATCCCGCGCAAGGCACGGCTGGACCTGATCTACCAAAGGCGGCGGAACGTGTGCATGGACGTGTCCCTGATGCTGAAAAGCGTTATCAAGCGGCTGCGCTAAATCAGCGATCAGCTTTCCGCATCGACAGCAACCAAGAGGGACAGTTCTTGCGAGGCCTCGCGCAAGGCGTCGAGGTAGGTAATCGCCCGCGCCACGTCGAAGCGCTGTGTGGGCGCGTGGAATGACAGCGTGGCCATGAGGCGGTCGTTGGATTCCAATATGGGCACGGCAAGGGCGATCATATCAGGCATGAACTCTTCCCGGTCCAGCGCATAGCCGTTGCGGCTGATCTCTTCCAGCTCGGTCATAAGCGCGGCACGGTCGGTGATCGTGTTTTCGGTGTGCCCCGTCAGCGAAGCCGCGTTGAGATAGCGTTGCAAATGGTTGGGCGCCAGTGTGCTGAGGTACATCTTCCCCGAGGCCGTGGCATGGAACGGCACCCGTGTGCCCTGCGGCAGTTGGATGCGCAGGGGCCATTCGGTTTCCACCCGCTCCAGGTACAACATGCAATCGCGGTCCGGCAGAGCGATGTTGCAGGTCTCGCCGATCTCTCGGCTCAGGCGCCGCAGGATCGCCTGGCGCGCAGTTCGGATGCGCAGGGACGACAAGGTGGAAGCCGCAAGAACCCGCATCCGGGGGCCGGGCGAATACGTGCGCCCATCCATGTCCCGCTGCAAGAACCCCTCTTCCTCCAGCGTCGCGAACAGACGGTGAATGGTGGGTTTGGGCAACTCCAATGCGGCGTTGACCTCGGTCGGGGTCACAGGAACGCCCGCGCGCGCGACTTCCTCCAGCACCATCAGGAGCCGGAGGTTGGTCGGTATCGTGTCGCGAGGACGGTCTCCGTCCATCGGGGCCTCCATTAAAGATCAGGCAACAAAGCCGTCGAGAGCGACGGCACCAGCGCCACGATGATCCAAATCGAGATCAACGCAATCAGGTAGGGCCACGTATAGCGTAACAACCTGAAATACGGCACCCCTGTCACACCGGATGCGACATAGAGGTTAAGACCGTAGGGCGGCGTGATGAACCCGATGGAGGCCCCCACCAGGAATATGACCGCAAATTGCACCGGCTCGACCCCGATATCATGGGCGATGGGGGCCAGGATCGGCGCCAGGATGATCGTCACTGGCAGCGATTCCAGAACCATGCCCGAGATGAAGACGATGATCATCGCGGTGAACAACACGGCGTAGTAGCCACCCATCGAGGTCACGAAGGCCGTCAGAAACTCCTGCGCGCCCAGAACCGAGAGGATCTGTTGCATCACGACCGACACGGCGATCAGCGGCGCAAGGATGCCGGTGATCTGGGCCGACCGCATGGTGATTGATGGCAACTCCAACGGGCCGAAGCCGTTCACGACCAACATTCCGCCCAAGCTGCGGTCATCCACCGGGCGTTCTTCCCGCGCGGCGAAGCCGGGGTGGGTGCGGTCGACGATCTTGGTGATGGCAAGGCAAAGAAAGCCCACGATCACACAGAAGCCCACCGTCACGCCCGCCGCTTCCGTGGGGGAGAATTTGCCCGTGTAGATGCCCCAAAGCACAAGGCCGATGGCGAAGAACCCAAGCCATGCGCCAACGCCGGTCTTGAACACCCGCACGATGGACAGGTTGGTCAGGATGCCCCACTTGTTGCGGAAGCAGACAATGAAGCAGGCAAACATCATCGCCAGAACCATCAGCGCACCGGGGATGATGCCCGCAATGAACAGGTCGCCAATCGGCAGGTTCATCAAGAAGCCGTAGACGATGAAGATGATCGACGGCGGGATGATGATGCCCACCGTGCCGCCCGCCGCCGCGGTGGCCGCGCTGAACCGTTCATCATAGCCGCCTTTCACCATTTCCGGGTGCAACATGGAGCCGATGGTGGCCGTGGTGGCCGAGTTGGAGCCGGAGATGGCCGCAAACAGACCGCAGGCCCCAAGCGCTGCCATCGCCAGACCGCCCCGGATCCATCCAAGGCAGGCGTAGGCGTAGTCGGTCAATCTTCGGGCAATGCCGGAGCGGTTGATAAGGTCGCCGGTCAGGATGAACAGCGGCATGGCCAGAAGGGCGAAGCCGTCGGTGAACACACGGCTGAGGGCCGCGGCGATATTGTCGATGGGCAAACCCAGGACGAAAGACATGCCGATGACCCAGTAGCCGATCACCAGAAAGACCGGAACGCCCAGCATGAACAGCCCCGTGACGCCCAGCGACAACAGGGTAATGATTGTTCCGTCGGTCATGTGTCACCTCCGATCACAGCTTGTTCGATGATTTGCTCGCCGGTTCGGTATCTGCGGAAATCTTCGGCCCAGTTCTCCATGACGCGGGCCACCAGGAAGACGAACGACAGCGGCACGGCAAGGATGAACCACCACTGCATCAGCCCATCCGTGGCGGGCACGATCTGGAAGTTAGAGGCCGCATTGGCCACCACCTTGCTGCCGGTCACGACGACAACCCAGGAAAAACCGATCCACAAGATCGCATCCAACGTCAGAAGCGCCATTTGCGGCGTGCGCGGCATGTTGGTGCGGAATTCGTTGAACGACAGGTGGGTGCGCAGCTTCACGTTGTAGCTGCAACCGACCCAGGTCATCACGAGGAACAGGAAGGGCGGCAAGGACGTGGTCCAAGGCCAGGGCCGCAACCATTGCGGCGTGTTCGAGAAGTCCATGCCCAGCATGCCCGGCACGAACCGCTGGATCACCCCAAAGAAGATGATGCCGCCGATCGTCAGGTAGGAAATGACCATCACGTAGGATTCCAGATGGCGCTCGATGAAGGGGACGAAGCGGTAGATCAACATGATCAGATACCCACCCAGCAGCATCAGGATCAGGCCCAGCGCCCATGCGCCGGGGCCTGCCAAGGCCTCTCTGATCATCCAGCTGTCCCCATCCGCGAACGCTGCAATGATCTCACCCATATTGGCGAAGATCTCTCCCATCGGCCCCTCCCGGTCGTGTGAAAGTGTTTGTTCTTTTGGGCTTTTCACCCGTTTTGAGGTGTTTGCGGCGGCCCCCCCCAAACGCAAGGGAGGCCGCCGACAAGTCTTTTCGCTAGTGCGGATCCGAGTTTCGGATCAGCCGCGCCACCAACGACGGGGCTCGACATTCTCGGCCAGCGTATCCTCTGGGATCTGACGGGCAACGTCGAAGATCTCCTGATACGTGTCCGCACCGCCAGACCAGTTGTTGAGACGCTCACGCCACTCGGCCCAGGGCTCGGGGTTGTACTCGGGCGAGCACATTTCACGCGCAATCTGGATCTGGTCTTCGCCCAAACGGGCCACCCGCACATCGTTCTCGGCGAAGATCGTGCCGGGCATCGGCGGATCGGTGAAGCCCACGGTGTTGACCAGTGCCGCTTCGTTCGCCGCTTGTACGTGAACCTGCGTGAGATACGCGGATTCCATGATCGCGTCCTGCAACTCGCCGGACATGCTGTCGAACAGCGCCGCATTCATGCCGGTGTGCTCGGTGCCGCAGAAGAACTTCAGGTCGACGGACTGGCTGACCACCGGGCTCATGTTGGCGTAAGCCACGGCCGAGGCCCATGTCTCTGCCCCATCCACAAGACCTTGGCGCAAGCCGTCCAACGTCTCTTCCCACGCGATGGGCGTCGGGTTGAGGTTCATCAGGTTCATGGCGATGCGGCCAAGCTGCGTCCCCGTCACGCGGTTTCGCGTGCCGAACAGCTCTTCCAGTTGCGTCACCGTCTCACGCTCTTGGAACGAGGAACCCATTTGCAGGCCGCGCAGTTCCGCGTGGCTGAACAGGAACTTCACGCCATGACGGGCTTCCAGCGGATCACGCAGAAGACGCTGGGACTCGGGGCTGTAAAGGAAGTGATACTGATCTGCCCGCGAACGGAACATGTAGGCGTAATCGAGCACATTGAGATACGGAGCAGAGCCCGCCGAGTTCTGGGTAGAAGCCGCATAGAAGTCGACCACACCCAACTGTGCCTTCTCAAGACAGTTCAACTGGCCACAAATCTGGTTGTCACCGATGAATTCGATACGGATCGCGCCATCGGTGCGCTCTTCCAGATCGCGGGCGAACTCAAGCACGCCTGCGCGCTCGATCAGCAGGTTGCGCTGGTTGAAGCCAGCCGCCCCCAGCGTCAGCGTGTGCTGCGCCTCGGTGCCGTAGCGGCGGTCGTAGGTGGATTCGACGGCGCGTGCCAGCGATGGAAGCGTCACCGCGCCGGTCAATGTGGCTGCGCCCATCACGACGGATGAGACACCATAGGTGCCCGTCAGCTTCATCAGATCACGACGTGAAATCTGAGCCAGGGCTTTCGATGCGTTCATTTTCATTTTCGCTTACCTCCCAATAATGCGGAAAATTGATACTTGTGGTCTCAATCTTGGTCAACTTATGGTCGGGCTGGCAAGGGAAATCTTTTCATCGCCGGATTTGTGACCAAGGGCGCGCAACTATGACCGAAGTATCAGCAGATTACGTGATTGTCGGGGCTGGCTCGGCGGGCTGCGTTTTGGCAAATCGGCTATCCGCCGATTCGAAAAACTCGGTCATCTTGCTGGAGGCTGGCGGGCGCGACTGGAACCCGTGGATCCATATCCCGGTAGGCTACTTCAAAACCATCCATAATCCATCGGTTGATTGGTGCTACAAGACCGAGCCTGATCCGGGCCTGAACGGCCGCTCGATCGAGTGGCCACGCGGCAAGGTCCTGGGGGGGTCCTCCTCCCTGAACGGACTGCTCTACGTGCGCGGCCAAGCGCAGGATTACGACCGCTGGCGGCAGATGGGGAACGCAGGATGGGGTTGGGACGACGTGCTGCCCCTGTTCAAGCGGGCCGAACATAACGAGAGGGGCGCCGATGAATATCACGGCGACCAAGGGCCCTTGTCGGTGTCGAACATGCGCATCCAGCGCCCGATCACCGACGCTTGGGTCGCCGCCGCGCAGGCGGCGGGCTACCCCTTCAATCCCGATTACAACGGGGCCACGCAAGAGGGTGTAGGCTACTTCCAACTGACGTCGCGCAACGGACGGCGGTGCAGCACGGCGGTGGCCTATCTGAATCCGGCGCGCGCGCGCGCCAATCTGACGATCATCACCCACGCGCAGGTGGACCGCGTCATGCTGGAAGGCACCCGCGCGACAGGCGTTTCCTACACCGACCGCGCGGGCCAACAGATCAGTGTGAAAGCGGGGCGCGAGGTGATCCTTTGCGGCGGGGCGATCAACTCTCCACAACTGCTGATGACCTCGGGGATCGGAGAGGCTGCACAGTTGGCCGAGCATGGCATTGAGGTGGTCCAGGACCTGCACGGCGTGGGCAAGAACATGCAAGACCACCTGCAAGCGCGACTGGTTTACAAATGCAATGAACCGACCCTGAATGATGAGGTCTCCAGCCTCATCGGTCAGGCGCGTATCGGTTTGAAATACCTGATGTTTCGGGCCGGGCCGATGACAATGGCCGCCAGCCTTGCGACCGGGTTCATGCGCACCCGCGATGATCTGGAAACGCCCGATATCCAGTTCCACGTCCAACCCCTCTCGGCGGAGAACCCGGGCAAAGGGGCCGATAAGTTCAGCGCTTTCACCATGTCCGTCTGCCAGCTACGCCCCGAAAGCCGGGGCGAGATCCGGTTGGCCAGTGCTGATCCGCGCGAATACCCCAAGATCATCCCCAATTACCTGTCGACCGAGACCGATTGCCGAACGGTCGTGGCAGGTGTCAACATCGCGCGCACCATCGCGCGCCATGCGCCGTTGACGTCGAAAATCAGTGAAGAATTCCGCCCTAACCCAAGCCTCGACATCAACGATTATGAGGCAACGCTGGACTGGGCGCGCAGCAACACGGCTTCCATCTACCACCCCACCGGCACCTGCAAGATGGGCCAGGGCAGCGACGCCGTGGTGGACGCGCGGCTACGGGTCCACGGGATCAGCGGGCTGAGGGTGGCCGATTGCTCCATCATGCCGGAAATCGTCTCGGGCAACACCAACGCGCCTGCGATCATGATCGGCGAAAAAGCCTCGGACCTGATCCTGGAAGACCACGCGCAAACCGCGTAACCACTTGATCTGAATACCGAATGCGCCCTGCCCCATTCTTGCCACATTTAAAGCCCGTCTGCCCCAATTTCGTCACGCATTTTAGGTAAACCATCCAGAGAAATGGAAACCGACCGCAGAGCCGAGATGCGTGGGGCGATATGGCAACAATCAACGGCAACGGTTCAGACAATAGTCTGACCGGCACAGGCAGCGCCGATCAAATCACTGGCTTCGAAGGCAACGACACCATCACCGGTGGCGGTGGCGATGATGCTATTGACGGTGGCAACCCGTCCCTGACCCCCACGGCGCTGGATCTGAACTGGACGTCGCAGGGCGGCAATGGCACCAATCTTGCGGGCGGGTTTACCCAGAACACCGGCGGGATCAACGTCGGTGTAAGCTTCACCGATGACGGCGCGGGCACCACGGCGCAGGTCTCGACCACCTCCACCTATGTCGCGGGCGGTGAGACATACAACGCCAATTCCAACCTTGCCTTGGGCGGCGACGGCGGCGCGGATGCCTGGACCGTCGATGTCGATTTCTCCGCCGTTGGCGGCTCGGGCTATTCCGATGAGGTCCAGAACGTCACCTTCCGCCTGCAGGACATCGACGCGGGCGGCTGGCAGGATATCTTCACGATCAACGCCTATGACGCCGACGGCAACCTGATTCCGGTGATCCTGACACCAGCGGGCAACGACACGGTCAGTGGCAACACCGTCACGGCCGGTCCCGGCGGCACCGGCGCAAGCGACCCCCT
It contains:
- a CDS encoding GMC family oxidoreductase — translated: MTEVSADYVIVGAGSAGCVLANRLSADSKNSVILLEAGGRDWNPWIHIPVGYFKTIHNPSVDWCYKTEPDPGLNGRSIEWPRGKVLGGSSSLNGLLYVRGQAQDYDRWRQMGNAGWGWDDVLPLFKRAEHNERGADEYHGDQGPLSVSNMRIQRPITDAWVAAAQAAGYPFNPDYNGATQEGVGYFQLTSRNGRRCSTAVAYLNPARARANLTIITHAQVDRVMLEGTRATGVSYTDRAGQQISVKAGREVILCGGAINSPQLLMTSGIGEAAQLAEHGIEVVQDLHGVGKNMQDHLQARLVYKCNEPTLNDEVSSLIGQARIGLKYLMFRAGPMTMAASLATGFMRTRDDLETPDIQFHVQPLSAENPGKGADKFSAFTMSVCQLRPESRGEIRLASADPREYPKIIPNYLSTETDCRTVVAGVNIARTIARHAPLTSKISEEFRPNPSLDINDYEATLDWARSNTASIYHPTGTCKMGQGSDAVVDARLRVHGISGLRVADCSIMPEIVSGNTNAPAIMIGEKASDLILEDHAQTA
- a CDS encoding TRAP transporter large permease codes for the protein MTDGTIITLLSLGVTGLFMLGVPVFLVIGYWVIGMSFVLGLPIDNIAAALSRVFTDGFALLAMPLFILTGDLINRSGIARRLTDYAYACLGWIRGGLAMAALGACGLFAAISGSNSATTATIGSMLHPEMVKGGYDERFSAATAAAGGTVGIIIPPSIIFIVYGFLMNLPIGDLFIAGIIPGALMVLAMMFACFIVCFRNKWGILTNLSIVRVFKTGVGAWLGFFAIGLVLWGIYTGKFSPTEAAGVTVGFCVIVGFLCLAITKIVDRTHPGFAAREERPVDDRSLGGMLVVNGFGPLELPSITMRSAQITGILAPLIAVSVVMQQILSVLGAQEFLTAFVTSMGGYYAVLFTAMIIVFISGMVLESLPVTIILAPILAPIAHDIGVEPVQFAVIFLVGASIGFITPPYGLNLYVASGVTGVPYFRLLRYTWPYLIALISIWIIVALVPSLSTALLPDL
- a CDS encoding TRAP transporter substrate-binding protein, whose protein sequence is MNASKALAQISRRDLMKLTGTYGVSSVVMGAATLTGAVTLPSLARAVESTYDRRYGTEAQHTLTLGAAGFNQRNLLIERAGVLEFARDLEERTDGAIRIEFIGDNQICGQLNCLEKAQLGVVDFYAASTQNSAGSAPYLNVLDYAYMFRSRADQYHFLYSPESQRLLRDPLEARHGVKFLFSHAELRGLQMGSSFQERETVTQLEELFGTRNRVTGTQLGRIAMNLMNLNPTPIAWEETLDGLRQGLVDGAETWASAVAYANMSPVVSQSVDLKFFCGTEHTGMNAALFDSMSGELQDAIMESAYLTQVHVQAANEAALVNTVGFTDPPMPGTIFAENDVRVARLGEDQIQIAREMCSPEYNPEPWAEWRERLNNWSGGADTYQEIFDVARQIPEDTLAENVEPRRWWRG
- a CDS encoding IclR family transcriptional regulator, whose translation is MDGDRPRDTIPTNLRLLMVLEEVARAGVPVTPTEVNAALELPKPTIHRLFATLEEEGFLQRDMDGRTYSPGPRMRVLAASTLSSLRIRTARQAILRRLSREIGETCNIALPDRDCMLYLERVETEWPLRIQLPQGTRVPFHATASGKMYLSTLAPNHLQRYLNAASLTGHTENTITDRAALMTELEEISRNGYALDREEFMPDMIALAVPILESNDRLMATLSFHAPTQRFDVARAITYLDALREASQELSLLVAVDAES
- a CDS encoding TRAP transporter small permease, giving the protein MGEIFANMGEIIAAFADGDSWMIREALAGPGAWALGLILMLLGGYLIMLIYRFVPFIERHLESYVMVISYLTIGGIIFFGVIQRFVPGMLGMDFSNTPQWLRPWPWTTSLPPFLFLVMTWVGCSYNVKLRTHLSFNEFRTNMPRTPQMALLTLDAILWIGFSWVVVVTGSKVVANAASNFQIVPATDGLMQWWFILAVPLSFVFLVARVMENWAEDFRRYRTGEQIIEQAVIGGDT
- a CDS encoding sugar transferase, coding for MTPAKRLLDLFCAIGLTIVLAPFIIIVAILILVLDGRPIFYISERMKTQTEGFQLIKFRTMKVVAEDSGVSGGDKSDRITRTGAFLRGARLDEVPQLWNVLKGDISFIGPRPPLRQYVERFPEIYSKVLKSRPGISGLASIYFHSHEEYLLANATSREKTDEIYSRACIPRKARLDLIYQRRRNVCMDVSLMLKSVIKRLR